The proteins below come from a single Iocasia fonsfrigidae genomic window:
- a CDS encoding sugar ABC transporter ATP-binding protein, which yields MTKTLLEMRSITKEFPGVKALDNVNIAVQEGEIHGIVGENGAGKSTLMNVLSGVYPYGSYSGDIYYDGKECGFQGIKDSESLGIVIIHQELALVPYLSIGENMFLGNEQQQNGVIDWDQTYKKAKKYMRMVGLKENPHMQIKDIGVGKQQLVEIAKALAKNVRLLILDEPTSSLNEQEAQHILDLILKLRREEGISSIVISHKLHEIAYCADRITVIRDGCTVETLDNKTDDVSEERIIRGMVGREMTERYPSRPDKIRDEVAFEVKNWSVSHELYPERKVVDDVSFKVHKGEVVGIYGLIGSGRTELAMSIFGQAYGTNTSGTVIKEGKILDMTSVPEAISHNLAYVTEDRKESGILLGSSIKHNITLPRMDYVTEHGRIDKDLERQVANKYRKDLNIKAPNVEQYVSNLSGGNQQKVLLGKWIYSRPDVLLLDEPTRGVDVGAKYEIYEIINELAEEGKAILLISSELTEILGMCDRIYVMNEGKIIDELLQSEATQEGIMNSIIQASKGEVEYELDYNSQ from the coding sequence ATGACAAAGACATTACTGGAAATGCGCTCCATTACCAAAGAGTTTCCTGGTGTGAAGGCACTGGATAATGTTAATATTGCTGTTCAGGAAGGTGAGATTCACGGTATTGTTGGAGAAAACGGTGCAGGAAAGTCTACCTTGATGAATGTATTGAGTGGAGTTTATCCATATGGTTCATATTCAGGTGACATCTACTATGATGGTAAGGAATGCGGTTTTCAGGGCATCAAGGATTCAGAAAGTCTGGGAATTGTTATTATCCATCAGGAATTAGCTCTTGTTCCCTATTTATCGATTGGAGAAAACATGTTTCTAGGTAACGAACAGCAACAAAATGGTGTCATTGACTGGGATCAGACCTATAAAAAAGCTAAAAAATACATGCGCATGGTAGGTCTAAAGGAAAATCCCCATATGCAGATTAAAGATATAGGTGTCGGTAAACAGCAGTTGGTCGAAATCGCAAAGGCACTAGCCAAGAATGTACGTTTATTAATATTAGATGAACCGACCTCTTCCCTCAATGAACAGGAGGCACAACACATTCTTGACCTAATACTAAAACTACGTCGTGAAGAAGGTATTAGCTCTATTGTTATATCACATAAATTACATGAAATCGCCTATTGTGCCGACAGGATAACGGTTATTCGTGATGGCTGTACTGTTGAGACCCTTGATAATAAGACCGATGATGTGTCAGAAGAAAGAATTATCCGAGGTATGGTAGGCAGAGAGATGACAGAACGTTATCCATCTAGACCTGACAAAATACGTGATGAAGTGGCTTTTGAAGTGAAAAACTGGTCAGTTAGCCATGAACTATATCCAGAACGCAAAGTCGTAGATGATGTATCCTTTAAAGTGCATAAGGGTGAAGTAGTAGGTATTTATGGTTTGATCGGCTCGGGCCGCACAGAATTGGCCATGTCTATTTTCGGTCAGGCCTATGGAACCAATACTTCCGGTACGGTTATAAAAGAAGGAAAAATTCTGGATATGACTTCTGTACCTGAAGCTATTTCACATAATCTGGCCTATGTTACTGAAGATCGTAAAGAGAGTGGTATACTGTTGGGTAGCAGCATCAAACACAATATTACACTGCCGAGAATGGATTATGTAACTGAACACGGCCGAATCGATAAGGATCTTGAAAGGCAAGTCGCTAATAAATATCGAAAGGATCTAAATATAAAGGCACCTAATGTTGAGCAATATGTAAGTAATTTATCGGGAGGTAATCAACAAAAGGTGCTTTTAGGAAAATGGATCTATTCCAGGCCTGATGTTCTGCTTCTGGATGAACCAACTCGTGGTGTAGATGTAGGAGCAAAATATGAAATCTATGAAATAATAAATGAACTGGCCGAAGAAGGAAAAGCAATTTTGCTCATATCATCCGAACTAACAGAGATCCTGGGGATGTGTGATCGCATCTATGTAATGAACGAAGGTAAAATAATTGATGAACTCCTCCAATCGGAGGCGACTCAGGAAGGTATCATGAATTCTATCATACAAGCAAGTAAAGGGGAGGTCGAGTATGAACTGGACTACAATTCGCAATAA
- the chvE gene encoding multiple monosaccharide ABC transporter substrate-binding protein: MILALVLTMTTAVFAAKGKIGVAMPTQSLQRWNQDGANMKAQLEEAGYTVDLQYANNNVATQISQLENMILGGADVLVIASIDGSALGTVLETAKLEGIPVIAYDRLIMETDAVSYYATFDNYMVGTIQGEYLEDALNLENRSADDPAYIEIFGGAPDDNNARYFFNGAWDVIKPYVKSGVVVVPSGQTEFEQIATMNWSSANAQTRMDNLIAAHYSAGQELDAVLCSNDSTALGVTNSLLGAGFEKDNFPVITGQDCDIANTKNIIAGYQSMSIFKDTRTLAAQVVEMVKAIRNNEEPEINNTSDYDNGTGIIPTYLCEPVFADINNYKELLIDSGYYTSEQLGL, encoded by the coding sequence ATGATTCTGGCTCTGGTATTAACGATGACAACCGCAGTTTTTGCTGCTAAAGGGAAAATTGGGGTTGCAATGCCCACTCAAAGTCTGCAGCGTTGGAATCAAGATGGTGCTAACATGAAAGCCCAATTGGAAGAGGCTGGTTATACTGTTGATCTTCAGTATGCTAACAATAATGTCGCTACTCAGATCTCTCAGCTTGAAAATATGATCTTGGGTGGTGCTGATGTACTCGTTATAGCCTCCATCGATGGTAGTGCTCTGGGTACCGTTCTTGAAACTGCCAAATTAGAAGGAATCCCTGTGATTGCTTATGACCGTCTAATCATGGAAACAGATGCTGTTTCCTATTACGCTACCTTTGACAACTATATGGTTGGAACCATTCAGGGTGAATATCTTGAAGATGCTTTAAATCTGGAAAATCGTTCGGCCGATGATCCTGCTTATATCGAAATCTTCGGTGGTGCTCCTGACGACAACAATGCTCGTTACTTCTTTAACGGTGCTTGGGATGTGATCAAACCTTATGTTAAGAGCGGTGTAGTTGTAGTTCCTTCAGGACAGACTGAGTTTGAACAGATTGCTACCATGAATTGGTCTTCCGCAAATGCCCAGACCCGTATGGACAACCTGATTGCTGCTCATTACTCAGCAGGTCAGGAACTTGATGCAGTTCTCTGCTCTAATGACTCAACAGCTCTGGGTGTTACCAACTCATTGCTAGGTGCAGGATTTGAAAAGGACAATTTCCCTGTTATTACAGGTCAAGATTGTGATATAGCCAACACCAAAAACATCATTGCCGGTTATCAGTCTATGTCCATCTTCAAAGATACCCGTACACTGGCTGCACAGGTTGTTGAAATGGTAAAGGCTATCAGAAATAACGAAGAACCGGAAATCAACAACACCAGTGACTATGATAACGGCACAGGTATTATCCCAACCTATCTATGTGAACCAGTATTTGCTGACATTAACAATTACAAAGAATTGTTAATTGACAGTGGTTATTATACCTCTGAGCAGTTGGGCCTCTAA